The DNA region ATTTTCGGCGGCATAGGGCTGTCAAAGGAGTACCCCATCGAGAAGTTCTTCCGGGACGCCAGGGCATCCCTCATAGAGGACGGGGCGAACGATACGCTTATCATCACTGGCGCCCACGCTTTGACGTCTTACTGATCGGCTTCCTGAAAACGCGATCCGCTGTGTCGCGCTTTAAAGCCAATTCCGCCACGTACGAACATCTTCATTTAGCCCAAGAACTCTGCGATTTCTTGGGCGGGTACGCTTGCTCATTGGCTTCTCGCGCGCCTTGCGGCTCATCGTTTTCCGAAAGCCTTACGCCCCGGCTGTTTAAAAGATAATGGGCGAAAGGACCGACAATGAACGATCTTGCCATATTTCAGCTGGTGGGGGCCTCGGCCCCGCAGCCGGACAAGGTGCTCTTCATCTTCCTGGGCGACGACGGGACCGAGGAAATCGTCACCTGGGGGCTTCTTTACGAAAACGTCAACAGGTGCGCCCGCATCCTTAAAAAATGCGGCGTGGAAAAGGGTGACTGTTTCGCCCTTTTCATGAAAAACCACCCGGAGTTTCTCTACGCACTTTTCGCGGCCCTGTCCCTTGGGGCCGTGGCGGTTCCCATAGACCCGCGATCCAAGGGCCGGAAGCTCAGCTTCCAGATGCAAAACACAAGGGCAAAGGCGATACTTCTTACTGACGACCTTCTGCCCGCCTTCAAGGAGGTAAAAGCCGAAATCCCCGGCGTGAAAGTGGCGGGCGTGGCGTACAAGAAGTGGCACGGGATTCCCGTGGACCCGGCCTATCCGTCGCTGAACGATCTTCTGGCCTCGGAAAGCGGGGCGCAGCTAACAGGCCTTCCGCCCCTGGACTTCGCGGCCCCGGTCCAGATAATCCACACATCCGGCACAACCGGCGACCCCAAGGGCGTGGTCCTCAAGGCCGACCGCTTCATGGTGTACGGCTTCATGGCGTCCCTTATCTGGAACTACCAGCCTGACGACGTTCTCTACACCGGCCTTTCCATGACCCACGGAAACGCCCAGTCGGCGACGATTCTTCCGGCAATGGCGAAAAACATAACCGCCGTCATTTCCGAGCGCTTCACCAAAAGCCGCCTCTGGGACATCTGCCGCAAATACGGGGTGACCAGCTTCTCGCTTTTAGGCGGCATGATGAGCGGCATATATAATGAACCGGTAAGGCCGGATGACGCCGCAAACCCCGTGCGCCGGGTCATCAGCGCCGGAACCCCACGGGCCATCTGGGAGGATTTCGCCAAACGCTTCGATGTGGCCATCCACGAGTGGTACGGCGCAGTGGAGGGCGGGCTTGCCCACAATCCGCCGGGCACGGGCCCCGTAGGCTCATTCGGAAAGCCGCCTTCTGACATGCTGGAAATGAAGATCGTGGATGAGGCCGACAACGAGGTTCCGGCGGGCGTCAAGGGCGAGCTCATCAGCCGCATGAAAAGCGGGGCCACGGAAGTCGCCTATTACGGGAAAGAGAAGGAGTCAGCCGAAAAGACGCGGGGCGGCTGGCTGCGCTCCGGCGACATCTGCCACACGGACGCCGACGGCTTCTTCTACTTCGATTTCCGCAAGGGCGGGGGCCTGCGGCGTCACGGGGACTTCATCCAGCCCGACTACGTGGAAAAGATGATCGGCGAGGACGAATCGGTATCGGAGGTGGTGGTTTACGGCATTCCCTCCAGGGCCGGTGCTCCGGGGGAAAGCGACCTTGTGGCGGCCGTCGCGCCCTTTCCGGGGCAGGCCGTCAACGTGGAATCCGTCAAAAGGCGCTGCATGGAAAAGCTGGAGAGAAACTCGGTTCCGAGCTGGCTTCAGATTGTTCCTGAAATCCCCAAGACCGTCTCCGAAAAGCCCCTGGACCGGCTTTTGAGGGATGCTTTTTCGCCCACGGCTGAAAACGTTGTGGCTCTTTAATTTGGCGATGAACCATTTTCGACAGGGCGAGCCTTCCCTGGGAGCGCGGGCATCTTGCCCGCTATTTACGGCAAAAGCGGGCGGGACGCCCGCGCTCCCAGGGGAAAGCCGTTTTCCGTCATTCGCCGTGGTGACGAATCATGCGATTTTGTGCGATTCATTTACTGGAGACACGACAATGGAAGAAATCGGCAAATCCTATCTTCCTGACACGGCCTTTCCGGCCCGCACGGTGGATAAGGAAAAATGCGCCAGATGCGGCAGGTGCATAGAGGCCTGCCCCACGGGCGGATTCGTGAAGGGCAAGGACGGCTTCCCCGAACCCGTCGGCTACGGCGGATTCAAAGAGGCTTGCATCAACTGCTGGAACTGCGTGGCCATGTGCCCGGAAGGGGCAATAAACCTTGAAGGCCCATTCGCCATAAAGGAAGGCCCCTACAAGAGCCGCCTCACGGGCGTTATGGACTATCCCCGGCCCATCGCGGGTGACACGCGGCCCTACGCCGAAATCGAGGAATCCCTGACCGGAGTCGAGCGGGTCATCTACACCCGCCGAAGCAACCGCCTTTTCAAGAAAAAGGAGGTGCCGAAGGAGCTTCTCCACAGGATCATCGAGGCGGGCCGCTTCGCGCCTTCAGCCGGAAACTGCCAGCCGGTGAAGGTGGTGGTGATAACCGACCAGGCCCTTATTTCCGAGATCGAAAACGGGGCCATGAAGGTTCTTCGGCTCTTCAAGAACCTCTACCTGGAAAAAACCGGCAAGCGCAAGGCGTGGCGGGCGGCCCTCTTCGGGGCGCTCACTCTGTTCATGGCCGGAAAGACCGACCCCCGGCCCTTCACGGCAATGGACAAGGCCGACAAGGACAAGAACGTCATCTACTGGCACGCGCCGGCGGTCATCTTCATACTGAAAAACAAGGTGGGCATCTCGAACCCCGACCTCGACTGCGGCATGTGCGCACAGAACATGGTGCTCGCGGCCCATTCCCTTGGTCTCGGAACCTGCTACATAGGACTGGCGGTGGAGCCTCTGGGCTACCCGCAAAACGCGGCCCTGCGGCGCAAGCTCGGCATAGTCCACCCCTGGGAGGCCGTGACGTCCATCGCGGTTGGCTGGCCCAAGGGGAAGATCGACGGAATTGTCAAACGGGATACGTTTCAAGTCGAATGGAAATAAGTTGTTTAACCACCCTGCAAAAGGCCGTCAAAAAACGATGAACACGTCGCGCGAAAAGCCGATGAATGAGCGTACGCTTTTGTAGGTGACCGAAATCGGCTTTGATGCGTGACACAGCAGTTCGCGTTTTTGGGCGGCCGCAAACATTGAAAAGGAAATCCTATGGATAACGTCTTTATAATCGGCCTGGGCATGATCCGGTTCGGGAAGTACCCCGATAAGACCGTGCGGCAACTGGCCACCGAGGTCACCGAGCTTGCTCTTGTGGACGCCGGGCTCACCAAGGATGACCTGGAAGCGGCCTTGTTCTCCAACACCTTCTGGGGAATGTACACCAACCAGCATTCCATAAGGGGCGAGGTGGTCATGCGCGGCATGGGAATCGGCAAAATCCCCGTCACCAACGTGGAAAACGCCTGCGCGGGCGCGTCCACGGCCCTCCACCACGCCTACGTGGGCGTCAAGGCCGGAATGTACGATGTCGCCATCGCCATCGGCTCGGAGAAAATCACCCACCCCGATAAAGCCTTCGCCCTTGGAGCCTACGCATCCTGCATGGACCTCGAAAACATCGAGGCCGGCATCAAGCTTTTCATGGAGATGAGCGAGCGCTTCAAGCACATAACCGGCGGCCAGGACGACGGGGCCCCCGGCCAGGGCCGCTCCATTTTCATGGACGCCTACGCAATGGGCGCGCGCTGGCACATGGACAAGTTCGGCTCCACTCAAAGGCAGCTTGCGACGATCTGCGCCAAGAACCACTTTCACGGCTCCTTAAACCCCCTTGCCCAGTATCAGCAGGACATGACCGTGGACGAGGTGATGAAGGACAAGCCCGTGGCCTATCCGTTGACAAGGGCCATGTGCGCCCCGGTTGGCGACGGAGCCGCTGCGGCAATCGTCTGCTCGGAATCCTACCTCAAAAAGCTAACCGGGGCGCGGCCCATAAAAATACTGGCGTCGGTTCTCGGAACGGGCCGCGACAGGACCCTGGATGAAGAGGACATCGGCGAGCGGCTCGTGAAAAAAGCCTACAACATAGCCGGAATCGGGCCAAAGGACGTGAGCCTAGCCGAGCTTCACGACGCCACCAGCTACGGAGAGCTTCACCAGACCGAGGCGATGGGCTTCTGCCCCATGGGCGAGGGGGGACCATTCGCGGAATCGGGAGCCACCAAACTTGGCGGCCTCCTGCCCGTGAACACCTCAGGCGGGCTTGAATGCCGGGGCCATCCCATCGGAGCCTCCGGTCTTGCCCAGATTTACGAGATAGGCTTGCAGCTAAGGGGCGAGGCTGGAAAGCGGCAGGTGGAGGGCGCTCGCATAGGGCTTGCGGAAAACGGCGGAGGAAACATAGGAGTAGAAGAGGCCGCCATGTGCATTCATCTCCTCCAGAGGGTCTGAGAGAGCGATCTGCGGTGTCAGGCCGTTGCGGTCGGGTCGTTATATACCTTGGCATTACTTTTCCCCGCCCGCAACGCCCAACCTTCGCACTTCATCGCTCTCAGCTCGCCTGGGCGCGGAGGTGTAAAACCGGGGAAGGCATAGGCTTCGGCAAAAAAAATAGGTTGCGGCTTACACTTCGGGCGGATATTGTGGTAACTCAACCTCAATATCCGCCCTGTTTTTTCGGCTAACAGAAAGGAACTCCCTATGCCCATGATGACGCCGACAAGAAATCTAAAATCCACCATCGCGGCCATCGCCCTGTTGCTATCCATAAGCATTGGCGGCGCGCCGTGCAAAGCGCAAGACGATGAAGCTGCAAACACGTCAAGGTTCGTCAAAGAAGTCTTGAAGGATGAATACAGGAAGACGGACCCACCGGCCACGGCTCCGGTTTTCCGGTGGGATTTTTCCAAGGCGGATGGCGTTAGCGCCTATTCATACACCCAGGAGGTGTCGAACAGTACGACAAGCGCTTTGTGGGGTAACTCAGGTCCCATGAGGCAAGAAATATCAGGAAACGGCGTTTTGCTCGTCAGGAGCCAGGGAAACGGCACAGCGGAAATGGTGCTCAAAGATATGAAGATGAGCATGAAGATAGGTGCGGGCTTGGAAGGCCCCAAGACCATGGAACAGCAGATGCCGCCAATCGCTATCCAGGGAGTGAAAGAAGACGGCTCCGGCTCTTGCGGGGACAGCCCCCAGTATGAAGTCTTCAAGGATTTGTTCCCCCTGCCGCCTCAAACGCTCATGGTGGGGGAATCCGTGGATGTTCCTGCACAAATGCCGTTCAATGTCAGCGGGTCCGTGCTTAAGGTAACGGGCCATACCCGAATTACTCTTGCGCAGTATGTCGATATCGGCGGGAAAACTTGCGCTCAGTTCAATGTGGATACCTACATATCGGATTTGAAAATCCCGCCGGAAATGGAGGGTGAGTACAAATTTTCATCACGAGACACATCAGTGTATTACTTTGACGTTGCAAGCCGCGAATTCATATCAGGCACAATCGCCTCCATGACGCAGTTTAGCATCGACGCCCCAATGCCTCAGATCGACATGCCGGGAGAAAATACATCTGACCTTCCCAAGCGCGCACAGATGTCCATGCAAAGCGACAATCTCGTAAGGGTGAAACTGCAAGAGTAGGATTTGCCCCAACAACGCACAACCTTCGCACTTCATCGCTCTAAGCTCGCCTGGGCGCGGCGGTTAAATTCAAATAGCCAATGGCATGAGAATTACAAAAACTGTGGAGGTTCGTTGTGGGCGCTATAGGCCAACCGATAAGCACTATTTCGGATCTGATTTGGGTTCTGGTTATGGGGGTCGGCCTGGGGTCTTGTTTTATTTTTTTCTCCAAGCCTGTCAGCGAGGTCATACATGAATTGTCTTTGTATTCCTGGATGCGGTTGATAGACAGAAAGCAGACTTATTGCAGGCCGGTCTATGTCAAAATCCTCGGCTAATGATTATCATTGCTACCATAATAATCGGTATTGAAGAATATTTGAGATTATTTGGCAATTTTCAAACATGATATTATATGGCACTTGTAGGCTGCATATTTGCTTATTCATCAGACATCTTTAATTGCAAGGCGAGTCAATGGACAATAACGGCTATTACCTGCTTGATTTGCACCCGCTGGAAAAACGCCACATCCGGGTTATCATCCGGTGTAGCGTGTTGGCTGGCACAATATGCTGGATCATGTTCATTGCCTTTTACTTCGCTCATAAAGAAATGATAAACGGAAAAATTCCTTTTGAAGACAATCTAATGCAATTTTTACGATATTATCTCATGATTATAATCTATGTTCCTGTATTGGCGCTATCATTTTTATTATATTGTGCTAACGCAGTAGATTTGATTGAAAGCAAATTTATAGCGTCATTTATTTTTGTATCAATTATTATATATATTACGAGTTGTATTATTACAATAATATGTCATGAGTATTTGGATATAGATATTCAAAATAATTTATTTAGTTATATTATAATATGCAAAATTATTTTAATAATAATCTTTTTACTATTATATGCTATAAAGATTAAAAATTATATTATAAGCAATACTTTAATTAGTATTATTTTTTCTTCGTATATTAATATCTTACTTATTGTAGTATTATTTCAATTTATATTGATTTCGGCCAATTGCGGATACAGATGCGGTGTAATAGCAGATCTCAAGAATGCTACCGTGGCAAGCTATGCATATTTTTCAGATAATCCTGGTAAAGTTGTAAATTTGCAAACACTTAAGCAAAACTGGTTCATCGGTTCGAGATATGTTCAACTTGAAATCCTGGACGGGCGTCAAACCAGCCTTCACATCAAGGCGCATATCGAGGACTTTTCACAGGAACTTATGATACTTGATGGCAAAGAAATAATTAAGTCCCATTATCTTCGCCCGCCTCCCATGGGCGACTTGATCAGTAGTGTCATACCCTTCGATTTGGCAATCATAAGATATGGTTAAACTCGGCGAATCGCAGGACGCTATTTTGCTTTTCACTTATGGAGACCCCATGACCCCATCGAAAAAAATCCGCGTTTACTGCTCAGGGACGTGTTTATTGATTTGACGAGGGCTGCCATGGAATCGCCACGAGAAATTCAAAGCCAGTCCAGGGCCGAAGAAAGAGCCATTCCTCCGGTCGTTGTCCGATGGAGTTTTATTGTGGGCCTTCTGTGCTGGCTCATGTTCATCGTTTTTCAGCTCGCCATGCAGAACTTGCGAGTTAACCACGTTCTGTTCCACGACGATTTCAGGCAAATAGCCCGTTATTACCTGATGATAGTATTTTATCTTCCAATCATAGTATTATATCTGATGTTTTCAGGAGCCATATATAGCAACAAAAAATTGTATGATGCCAAAAAATCTTATATCCCATTATTTTTTGTTATTTTTTTATTTACAATTTATATACTAAGCGCTTTTGTCTTGTTTGATGAAAAGCAACTATTCGATAATACTAATCAATACCTAATCATACGATGTATTATAATATACTTTATAATTTTTTTATTTTTCTGCCTCACTTTAATTAGAGTACTCAAACTAAAAAAGAATACTGTAATAGATTCATCCGTTTTTACATTGAATATATTGTTATTAATGACATTGCTGCAATTTATGATAATAAGTTATCCTTCACATTATAGTAGCCGCGCAATAGCCGATTTGAGAAATGCCTTTACGGCATCGGAAGCGTTTTTCACCGATAACCCCGGCAAACCAATAACCGTGCGAATGATGGAAGAAAGTGGGTTCGTCCATTCACAAGGCGTACAAATTAAAATACTGGACGCGCACGAACGGACTCTTGATATTGTTGCGCAGTTCGGTTCGGATCATTCCGATGAATCTGGCGATTTTTACCCGTGCGAAATCCGGAAAACCGGCAATGACGTGAAAATCAGCTATCTGTGGGTTCCTTCCACCGCCGAATTGCTTAAGAGTATTATTCCTGTTAATTTGACCATTATCACATTCCGTTAACAAGCCCGGCGAATCGCAGGAAGCTATTTTGCTTTTCACTTATGGAGACCCCATGACCCCTTCAAAAAAAATTCGCGTTTACTGCTCAGGGACGTGTTTATTGATTTGACGAGGGCCGCCATGGAAACGCCACGAGAAATTCAAAGCCAGTCCGGGGCCGAAGAAAGGGCCATTCCTCCGGTTGTAACGAGGTGGTGCCTCATTGTCGGCCTTCTGTGCTGGCTCATGTTCATCGTTTTTCAACTCGCCATGCAGAACTTGCGAGTTAACCACGTTCTGTTCCACGACGATTTCAGGCAACTCGCCCGTTATTACCTGATGATAGTATTTTATCTTCCAATCATAGTATTATATATGATGTTTTCAGGAGCTATATATAGCAACAAAAAATTGTATGATGCTAAAAAATATTATATCCCACTATTTTTTATAATGTTTTTATGCATAATTTATATACTGATTTCATTTGTCATTATTAATGAAGATGTATTATTCAATAGTACTAATCAATATCTTGTCATAAAATGCATTATAATGTACTTTATAATTTTTTTGTTATGTCGAATTGCTTTAATTAAATTATTAAAAATAAAACATAATGTGACGATATATTTATATGTTTTATCATTTAACATATTATTATTAATAACTTTGCTGCAATTTATGATAATAAGTTATCAGTCATATTGTGGGCGAGCAGTTGCCAATGCAAAAAATGCTTTTACTGCATCGGAGTCTTTTTTCACTCATAACCCAGGCAAACCGGTAACGCTTAAGGCTATGGAAGAAAACGGGTTATATATCTCGCATGGAGTTCAAATACGAATACTGGATGCCAATGAACAGACCCTTGATATTATTGCGCAGTATTGTATTGATTCTTCCTGTGAATCTAATTATTTTTACCCATGTGAAATCAGGAAAATCGGCAATGATGTTGAAATCATCTCTTTATGTATTCCTTCCACCGCAGCATTGCTGCAAAGCATCATTCCCATAGATTTAGCCATTTTCGGATACCGTTGATAAACAAAGCGAGTCGCAGACAGAGGCTTCGCCTAAACTTATGGAGACCCCATGACCCATTCGAAAAAAATCCGCGTATACTGCTCAGGGCCGCTGTTTTCGCCGGAGGAGCGGGCTGCCATGGCCTCGATTTCCGAGGCCCTGGAAAAGGCCGGTTTCGAGACCTTTCTGCCCCAGCGCGACGGCCTTGAGTACTGGGTCATGGGGCTGGCCAATACGCCGGTGGCCCTTCCGGGGGTGACGGGCCTCGTTCACCGGGCGATTTTCGCCGTGGACGTTTTTCAGATTTTTGAAGGCTGCGACGCCCTGGTGTTCAACATGAACGGCAGGGTTCCCGACGAAGGCGCTGTGGCGGAAACCGCAATGGCCTTCACAGCCGGAAAGCCCCTGGTAATCTACAAGAACGACGACCGCACGGTTTTCGGCGGCCACGACAACTCCATGGTGAGCGGCCTTTCCGTGAGCTTCTCCAAGGTGCGCAACGTGGAGGAAATCCCCTCCGAAGTGGCCTTAGCCATGAAAAAATCTCCGCCCTCGCCCTATTCCGATGGCAACATCCCCAGGGGCGTGCAAGGCGTAATCAGCCAGGGCCGCCAGGTTGACCGCCTTCTCCGGGCCGCCAAATACGCAAGGCCGAACGTGGAAAGCCTTCTGAAACACATAGAAAAAATCTATTCATGATAATTCCGCGCTGACCCACTGCGCCGCCAAACACCGGCGGCGCGCCGGTCGTCCCCTTCCGGCCTGGCGTCCGCATCACCGTTCGTTCTTTCGTCAGGGCCGCCCTCCCCTTTTCCCTTCCGCCATTTTCCGGATGACGAACTGTTGCAAAATGTGCTATCGTGAAACGTTGAGCCAAACATGGGAATCAGCCCGAACTCGACTCCAACCAAAAAGGGAGCCTGGGATGCTTCAGATAAGCAAACTTCTGGATCGCGTAATCACGAGGGTCAACATCAACTTAAGGGAGCCGGTCTTCGACGTGGGGCCCTGGGTCGAACAGCTCGTTCCTC from Deltaproteobacteria bacterium includes:
- a CDS encoding AMP-binding protein, which encodes MNDLAIFQLVGASAPQPDKVLFIFLGDDGTEEIVTWGLLYENVNRCARILKKCGVEKGDCFALFMKNHPEFLYALFAALSLGAVAVPIDPRSKGRKLSFQMQNTRAKAILLTDDLLPAFKEVKAEIPGVKVAGVAYKKWHGIPVDPAYPSLNDLLASESGAQLTGLPPLDFAAPVQIIHTSGTTGDPKGVVLKADRFMVYGFMASLIWNYQPDDVLYTGLSMTHGNAQSATILPAMAKNITAVISERFTKSRLWDICRKYGVTSFSLLGGMMSGIYNEPVRPDDAANPVRRVISAGTPRAIWEDFAKRFDVAIHEWYGAVEGGLAHNPPGTGPVGSFGKPPSDMLEMKIVDEADNEVPAGVKGELISRMKSGATEVAYYGKEKESAEKTRGGWLRSGDICHTDADGFFYFDFRKGGGLRRHGDFIQPDYVEKMIGEDESVSEVVVYGIPSRAGAPGESDLVAAVAPFPGQAVNVESVKRRCMEKLERNSVPSWLQIVPEIPKTVSEKPLDRLLRDAFSPTAENVVAL
- a CDS encoding nitroreductase family protein, giving the protein MEEIGKSYLPDTAFPARTVDKEKCARCGRCIEACPTGGFVKGKDGFPEPVGYGGFKEACINCWNCVAMCPEGAINLEGPFAIKEGPYKSRLTGVMDYPRPIAGDTRPYAEIEESLTGVERVIYTRRSNRLFKKKEVPKELLHRIIEAGRFAPSAGNCQPVKVVVITDQALISEIENGAMKVLRLFKNLYLEKTGKRKAWRAALFGALTLFMAGKTDPRPFTAMDKADKDKNVIYWHAPAVIFILKNKVGISNPDLDCGMCAQNMVLAAHSLGLGTCYIGLAVEPLGYPQNAALRRKLGIVHPWEAVTSIAVGWPKGKIDGIVKRDTFQVEWK
- a CDS encoding thiolase family protein, with amino-acid sequence MDNVFIIGLGMIRFGKYPDKTVRQLATEVTELALVDAGLTKDDLEAALFSNTFWGMYTNQHSIRGEVVMRGMGIGKIPVTNVENACAGASTALHHAYVGVKAGMYDVAIAIGSEKITHPDKAFALGAYASCMDLENIEAGIKLFMEMSERFKHITGGQDDGAPGQGRSIFMDAYAMGARWHMDKFGSTQRQLATICAKNHFHGSLNPLAQYQQDMTVDEVMKDKPVAYPLTRAMCAPVGDGAAAAIVCSESYLKKLTGARPIKILASVLGTGRDRTLDEEDIGERLVKKAYNIAGIGPKDVSLAELHDATSYGELHQTEAMGFCPMGEGGPFAESGATKLGGLLPVNTSGGLECRGHPIGASGLAQIYEIGLQLRGEAGKRQVEGARIGLAENGGGNIGVEEAAMCIHLLQRV
- a CDS encoding nucleoside 2-deoxyribosyltransferase; this encodes MTHSKKIRVYCSGPLFSPEERAAMASISEALEKAGFETFLPQRDGLEYWVMGLANTPVALPGVTGLVHRAIFAVDVFQIFEGCDALVFNMNGRVPDEGAVAETAMAFTAGKPLVIYKNDDRTVFGGHDNSMVSGLSVSFSKVRNVEEIPSEVALAMKKSPPSPYSDGNIPRGVQGVISQGRQVDRLLRAAKYARPNVESLLKHIEKIYS